In the Bacillus shivajii genome, one interval contains:
- a CDS encoding permease yields the protein MSSENRNLIGKDLLGIALLSLFLILFLMSDRLNDSEQLNNLPSAWINVNTIFLSIVIEAIPFILLGVFVSSLIQIYVKEDTIQRFLPKNAIAALFPAAMLGAILPFCECAIVPIVRRLIKKGMPLHVGVVFLVAAPILNPIVFASTFFAFRSEPTNTILYSRMGLAFVLSIIIGAILYALFKNNTEQLRVNPRHEHHVHIHTEPIKKPSTLTKVRDTFYHSVDEFFLMGKYLILGAFIAALFQTFLDRNILLTIGSNEYSSVIVMMVFAYLLSLCSEADAFVASSFGNQFTDQSLVAFLVYGPMLDLKNTFMLFAFFKARFVIAFMITVTFVVFTAVMVLFGVIL from the coding sequence ATGAGTTCAGAAAACCGTAATTTAATAGGAAAAGACTTACTCGGCATAGCCTTGTTATCTTTGTTTTTAATATTATTTTTAATGAGTGACAGGTTAAATGATAGTGAACAATTAAATAATCTACCGAGTGCGTGGATTAACGTAAATACGATATTTTTAAGTATTGTCATTGAAGCGATTCCATTTATTCTACTCGGCGTTTTCGTATCGTCACTTATTCAGATTTACGTTAAAGAAGATACGATTCAACGATTTTTACCAAAGAACGCTATTGCTGCATTATTTCCAGCAGCAATGTTAGGTGCAATTTTACCTTTTTGTGAATGTGCGATCGTTCCAATTGTAAGACGATTAATAAAAAAAGGGATGCCACTTCATGTCGGTGTTGTTTTCTTAGTAGCAGCACCTATTTTAAACCCGATTGTTTTCGCTTCTACGTTTTTCGCGTTTCGAAGTGAGCCAACGAACACGATTTTATATTCACGAATGGGACTTGCCTTTGTCTTATCCATTATTATCGGAGCAATATTATATGCTCTATTTAAAAACAATACCGAACAGTTAAGAGTAAACCCGAGACACGAACATCACGTCCATATTCATACTGAACCAATTAAGAAACCTTCTACACTAACAAAAGTGCGAGATACGTTTTACCACTCGGTAGACGAGTTTTTCTTAATGGGAAAATATTTAATATTAGGTGCTTTTATTGCAGCTTTATTCCAAACATTCTTAGACCGAAACATCTTACTTACAATTGGTTCTAATGAATATTCATCTGTCATTGTGATGATGGTATTTGCTTATTTACTCTCGTTATGTTCTGAAGCAGATGCGTTTGTTGCTTCATCATTTGGTAATCAGTTTACCGATCAGTCACTTGTCGCATTTTTAGTTTACGGACCAATGCTAGATTTAAAGAATACGTTTATGTTATTTGCATTCTTTAAAGCAAGATTTGTTATTGCCTTTATGATTACTGTTACCTTCGTCGTGTTTACCGCCGTTATGGTATTGTTTGGCGTTATTTTGTAA
- a CDS encoding undecaprenyl-diphosphate phosphatase encodes MTLIEAIIFGIVQGITEFLPISSTAHIVITQLIFGYTFPGLAFEIILHLASVLAVVLFFWRDLWRVVSGFFRFIIKRHIEDRTSFYFGTYILVATVITGVLGKTLSDMTAESIKTPPFIAASLAITGLALIFIERFHRTGSKTEETMTIWDSVIVGFGQTLAVIPGISRSGSTLVVSLLAGLNRETAVRYSFLLAIPVILGSTVLAIEDFSAEMLSYIGTTNLIVAFLVTFFFSLIGIIWLIQFLKKSKLIYFAIYCFVVAILVYTMIDPNTIMDVE; translated from the coding sequence GTGACACTCATTGAAGCTATTATTTTTGGAATTGTCCAAGGAATCACTGAATTCCTACCTATTTCAAGTACTGCACATATTGTTATTACTCAACTTATTTTTGGTTACACCTTCCCTGGACTAGCCTTCGAAATTATCTTACATCTCGCATCTGTCCTCGCGGTCGTATTATTTTTTTGGCGTGATTTATGGAGGGTAGTTAGTGGGTTTTTCCGATTCATAATAAAACGTCATATAGAGGATCGTACGTCCTTTTATTTTGGAACCTACATTCTTGTTGCTACCGTTATCACTGGTGTCTTAGGTAAAACTTTAAGTGACATGACGGCTGAATCAATCAAAACGCCTCCATTTATTGCAGCATCATTAGCAATTACTGGACTTGCCCTAATTTTTATTGAACGTTTCCATCGTACAGGGTCTAAAACAGAAGAAACAATGACTATTTGGGACTCGGTCATCGTTGGATTCGGACAAACTTTAGCGGTCATTCCAGGCATTTCAAGGTCTGGTTCCACATTAGTCGTCTCATTATTAGCTGGTTTAAATCGTGAAACTGCTGTTCGTTATTCATTCTTATTAGCAATACCTGTTATTTTAGGATCGACTGTTCTAGCTATCGAAGACTTCTCTGCAGAGATGCTTTCATATATTGGTACAACAAATTTAATCGTCGCTTTTTTAGTTACGTTTTTCTTTTCGTTAATTGGAATTATTTGGCTCATACAATTTTTAAAGAAAAGTAAACTCATTTACTTCGCCATCTATTGCTTTGTCGTTGCTATTCTTGTTTATACAATGATCGATCCGAACACGATCATGGATGTCGAATAG
- a CDS encoding TlpA disulfide reductase family protein: MKVKLKQILTIIIFLSAITIGGYIIYEDRASSPNIDEQLNNYYDTAGDERTGEAEYEEAEYVEKDEIGVSPGMLANNFSLKLFDEEDEVQLSDFQGQFVVLNMWASWCPPCREEMPDLIKFHEDYSPKGNVDVVGINITTAERNEGDAEQFIEDFQIPFKNLMDVDGKVLNDYEVLYMPMTYIIDPDGRVSLRHRGHLTYEMLEDYYEQAIQLYEEGT, encoded by the coding sequence ATGAAAGTGAAGTTAAAACAAATCTTAACGATCATTATTTTTCTATCCGCTATTACAATCGGTGGATATATTATATACGAAGATCGTGCATCGAGTCCTAATATTGATGAACAACTCAATAATTACTACGATACTGCAGGTGACGAACGTACTGGAGAGGCAGAGTATGAAGAAGCAGAATATGTAGAGAAAGATGAAATAGGAGTTTCCCCTGGGATGTTGGCAAACAATTTCTCGCTCAAACTGTTTGATGAAGAGGATGAAGTTCAGCTCTCTGACTTTCAAGGCCAATTTGTTGTTTTAAACATGTGGGCTTCATGGTGTCCACCTTGTCGTGAAGAAATGCCAGATTTAATTAAGTTTCATGAAGATTATTCTCCTAAAGGTAATGTTGATGTTGTCGGCATCAATATAACGACCGCAGAAAGAAATGAAGGAGATGCCGAACAATTTATAGAAGATTTTCAAATCCCTTTTAAAAATTTAATGGATGTTGATGGAAAAGTATTAAATGATTACGAAGTTCTCTACATGCCAATGACATATATCATTGATCCTGATGGAAGAGTCTCTTTAAGACACCGTGGACATCTAACGTATGAAATGTTAGAAGATTATTATGAACAAGCGATTCAACTATATGAAGAAGGAACATAA
- a CDS encoding aldo/keto reductase, producing the protein MKKNQLGNSSLYVSEIGFGCMSLGDNHEANEALIHKAIDNGINFFDTADLYQFGFNEESVGKAIKGKREDIILASKGGNEWGEEIDGWRWNPSKQHLKSAVKNSLQRLNTDYLDLYQLHGGTIDDPIDETIETFEELVQEGVIRYYGISSIRPNVIKTFLEKSNIISVMMQYSLLDRRPEEWFDLLDRHNVSVIARGPMAKGLLTSNYKQKLTEKGFLSYSESELTKLIPKIQSIAEEHGYTVEELAIRYTVKNSTIATAIPGASKLNQLEANIAAANSSPLDESIMRQINEVLKYDTYDKHRN; encoded by the coding sequence ATGAAGAAAAATCAATTAGGCAACTCTTCACTATATGTTTCAGAGATTGGTTTCGGGTGTATGTCTCTTGGCGATAATCACGAAGCAAACGAAGCACTCATTCATAAAGCGATTGACAATGGCATTAATTTTTTCGATACAGCAGACTTATATCAATTCGGCTTTAATGAAGAATCTGTTGGTAAGGCAATAAAAGGAAAGCGCGAAGACATCATCCTCGCCTCAAAAGGTGGAAATGAATGGGGAGAAGAAATTGACGGGTGGCGTTGGAACCCCTCGAAACAACACTTGAAAAGTGCAGTGAAAAATTCATTACAACGATTAAACACTGATTACCTAGATTTGTATCAGTTACACGGTGGAACAATTGACGATCCAATTGATGAGACAATTGAAACATTCGAAGAGCTTGTTCAAGAAGGGGTCATCCGTTATTACGGCATCTCATCAATCCGTCCTAATGTGATTAAAACCTTTTTGGAAAAATCGAATATCATAAGTGTGATGATGCAATACAGCCTTCTAGATAGACGTCCTGAAGAATGGTTTGATTTGTTAGATCGCCACAATGTTTCTGTTATTGCACGAGGGCCAATGGCTAAAGGGCTACTTACATCCAACTATAAACAGAAATTAACTGAAAAAGGGTTTTTATCTTACTCAGAAAGTGAATTAACGAAACTTATTCCAAAAATTCAAAGCATCGCTGAAGAACATGGGTATACGGTTGAAGAACTCGCCATCCGTTATACAGTTAAAAACTCAACAATTGCAACAGCAATCCCTGGAGCAAGTAAGTTGAATCAACTAGAAGCAAACATTGCTGCAGCAAATTCCTCTCCACTTGACGAGAGCATTATGAGGCAAATCAATGAAGTTTTAAAATATGACACATATGATAAACACCGAAACTAA
- a CDS encoding DUF3866 family protein — MSEEKVEVISIIDETNEVIKVKTDGGCGRALIYKRLLGSVNVGEKITVNTTATNLKLGTGGWDITRSIEREKNHCVIKQNKEGHIMKARYLSDQHSIYSVEAPESNDHHFFQKKLDLQGKKVLIGELHSIVPVVWLLLRQYNYDHSLVTIISDEASLPLMMSDHLHFLHEQKSFLSITTGQAFGGQVEAVNIITALQYVMETNRKAATLITLGPGVVGTNSTYGFSGIAQADWANLVRSFHGVPVWVPRLSEVEERSRHHGISHHTLTPLTELTYGNQLLPLPYGEYSNQLLEKDMKMIENKPNITVIKRDESLLFPLLRKVQKDAPFPIKSMGRTLDQDPLFFLGIAAAVDLLVNDRDDSSCTK; from the coding sequence TTGTCTGAAGAAAAAGTTGAAGTCATTAGTATTATTGATGAGACCAATGAGGTTATTAAAGTGAAAACGGATGGTGGATGCGGAAGAGCTCTCATATACAAAAGACTACTCGGCAGTGTAAATGTTGGTGAGAAAATCACTGTTAACACAACAGCTACTAATTTAAAGCTTGGAACAGGTGGCTGGGACATTACTCGTTCTATCGAAAGGGAGAAAAATCATTGTGTGATCAAACAAAATAAAGAAGGACATATTATGAAAGCCCGTTATTTAAGTGACCAACATTCGATTTATTCCGTTGAGGCCCCAGAAAGTAATGACCACCACTTTTTTCAAAAGAAATTAGATTTACAGGGCAAGAAGGTTTTAATCGGAGAGTTGCATAGTATAGTTCCTGTTGTGTGGCTGTTGTTACGTCAATACAACTATGATCACTCGCTCGTTACAATTATTAGTGACGAGGCTTCATTACCACTTATGATGAGTGATCATCTACATTTTTTACATGAGCAAAAGTCATTTCTTTCAATTACGACAGGTCAAGCATTTGGGGGCCAAGTGGAGGCAGTAAATATTATCACTGCATTGCAATATGTGATGGAAACGAACCGTAAAGCAGCTACACTTATCACATTAGGTCCTGGGGTAGTAGGGACAAATTCAACATATGGCTTTAGTGGGATTGCTCAGGCGGACTGGGCAAACTTAGTTCGCTCATTTCATGGAGTCCCAGTCTGGGTGCCGAGGTTATCAGAAGTAGAGGAGCGGTCGAGGCATCACGGAATAAGTCATCATACATTAACCCCTTTAACGGAACTTACTTATGGCAACCAATTACTACCGCTCCCTTATGGTGAATATAGTAATCAGTTGTTGGAAAAAGATATGAAGATGATAGAAAATAAACCGAATATTACAGTGATAAAAAGAGATGAATCACTCTTATTTCCGTTATTACGTAAGGTACAAAAAGATGCACCATTTCCTATCAAATCGATGGGGCGGACACTTGATCAAGACCCTCTCTTTTTCCTAGGTATAGCAGCAGCAGTTGATTTGCTTGTTAATGATAGAGATGATAGTTCGTGTACGAAATAG
- a CDS encoding NUDIX hydrolase, translating into MKHLNEETIRKESIYSGRIIDLSVHDVKLPNGKESKREVVYHPGAVAVIAFTKEGKLILVKQFRKPLEKVIAEIPAGKLEKGEDPLECAKRELEEETGEIAENWVSLGSFYTSPGFADECIHLFLAEGLSEGIAGTDEDEFVEKMEVTLDEALTMVEQQEIHDAKTVFAVQYWQLKNKMK; encoded by the coding sequence ATGAAGCATTTAAATGAAGAAACAATAAGGAAAGAATCGATTTATTCTGGACGGATCATAGATTTGTCAGTGCATGATGTGAAATTACCAAATGGAAAAGAAAGTAAAAGAGAAGTCGTTTATCATCCAGGAGCAGTGGCAGTCATTGCCTTTACGAAAGAAGGGAAGCTTATATTAGTGAAGCAATTCCGAAAACCGCTGGAAAAAGTGATAGCAGAGATTCCAGCAGGGAAACTTGAAAAAGGTGAAGATCCCCTCGAATGTGCAAAAAGAGAACTTGAAGAAGAAACAGGGGAAATTGCGGAAAACTGGGTATCTTTAGGATCTTTTTACACGAGTCCAGGATTTGCAGATGAATGCATTCATTTGTTTTTAGCTGAAGGTCTATCAGAAGGGATTGCCGGAACTGATGAGGATGAATTCGTAGAAAAAATGGAAGTCACGTTAGATGAAGCATTAACAATGGTAGAACAACAAGAAATACATGATGCAAAAACGGTGTTTGCTGTTCAATATTGGCAGTTAAAAAACAAAATGAAATAA
- a CDS encoding endonuclease Q family protein, translating to MKTYYMDLHVHIGRTFNGNAVKITASDKLTLTNILEESITRKGIDIIGIIDAQSPEVLEEMSELIDAGYAYELAGGGIRYKEQVTLILGAELEIYDEYSSGPIHVLCYFPTVNDMADFSAWCQTYLKNIQLSSQRLYCSGIELQTKVKEHHGWFIPAHVFTPFKSMYGKGVKVSLTEVFDHSMIDAVELGLSSDTYMADELIELTQFPYLSNSDAHSLQKLGREHQLIRSSSSSFEAIKKAIDGRENHRIVKNVGLNPRLGKYYSTTCKVCSTPLKNEKCPNGHTSGTIKGVSERITELSDLQRFSIDSSKLKKCIQRPPYKHQVPLEFIPGCGPKTVNKLIQAFHSEMAVLHEVPIEQLIEVIPQKIANDILNARAGTLAFVEGGGGTYGKIKK from the coding sequence GTGAAAACGTATTATATGGATCTTCATGTTCATATAGGGAGAACGTTTAATGGGAATGCCGTTAAAATAACAGCTTCGGATAAATTGACCTTAACGAATATTTTGGAAGAGTCGATCACTAGAAAAGGGATCGATATTATTGGGATTATTGATGCCCAGTCCCCTGAAGTCCTTGAAGAAATGAGTGAATTAATCGATGCTGGGTATGCATATGAGCTTGCTGGTGGTGGAATTCGCTATAAGGAGCAGGTGACGCTAATTTTAGGAGCTGAACTGGAGATTTACGATGAATATTCTTCTGGTCCAATCCATGTTTTATGCTATTTTCCTACTGTTAACGACATGGCTGACTTTTCAGCGTGGTGTCAAACGTATTTAAAAAATATCCAATTAAGCTCACAAAGACTGTATTGTAGCGGGATTGAACTACAAACAAAAGTTAAGGAACATCACGGCTGGTTCATACCAGCACATGTCTTTACTCCTTTTAAGAGTATGTACGGTAAAGGAGTCAAAGTATCTTTAACAGAAGTATTTGATCATTCCATGATCGATGCGGTGGAATTAGGGTTAAGTTCTGATACATATATGGCAGATGAACTCATAGAGTTAACACAGTTCCCTTATTTATCTAATTCTGACGCACACTCATTGCAAAAGTTAGGAAGAGAACACCAACTGATTCGATCCTCATCTTCTTCATTTGAAGCGATAAAAAAAGCAATTGATGGTCGAGAAAATCATCGAATAGTGAAAAATGTTGGGTTAAACCCTCGTTTAGGAAAATATTATTCGACAACATGTAAGGTGTGTAGCACTCCGTTAAAAAACGAGAAGTGTCCTAACGGTCATACATCTGGAACAATTAAAGGGGTTTCTGAAAGGATTACAGAACTTTCGGACCTTCAGCGATTTAGTATAGACAGTTCCAAACTAAAAAAGTGTATACAACGACCTCCGTATAAACACCAAGTACCACTAGAGTTTATACCTGGCTGCGGGCCGAAAACTGTTAATAAGCTGATACAAGCTTTTCACTCTGAAATGGCCGTTCTCCACGAAGTTCCAATTGAACAGTTAATAGAGGTAATCCCTCAAAAAATCGCAAATGATATATTGAATGCAAGAGCAGGTACCCTCGCATTTGTAGAGGGTGGCGGAGGAACATACGGAAAAATAAAAAAGTGA
- the spoIIM gene encoding stage II sporulation protein M, which produces MQRNVFYRTINNHVEENKAIYLFTIVLLFMGVIFGAIIVNSLSFAQKNDLYAYLSLFFGQVEQGEFASSTEMFTQSFAHYGKYLGLMWFLGLSVIGVPVIFILLFIKGLVVGFTVGFLVNQMGFDGFLLSFATVFPQNIILIPIFVVVATVATAFSLKIWKQITKRGYEPIFQYFISYSIFLLVTGASVALVSLYEAYVSPTVMQFIFSWIN; this is translated from the coding sequence ATGCAAAGAAATGTCTTCTATCGAACCATAAATAACCATGTGGAAGAGAATAAAGCGATCTATTTATTTACGATTGTCCTCTTATTTATGGGGGTTATTTTCGGTGCTATAATCGTTAATAGTTTAAGCTTCGCTCAAAAAAATGATTTGTACGCGTATTTGAGCCTTTTTTTTGGACAAGTTGAACAAGGAGAATTTGCGAGTTCAACGGAAATGTTTACGCAAAGCTTTGCACACTATGGGAAATATTTAGGGCTCATGTGGTTTTTAGGGCTATCAGTAATTGGTGTACCAGTCATTTTTATCTTATTATTTATAAAAGGGCTTGTTGTCGGCTTTACAGTTGGCTTTCTTGTTAACCAAATGGGATTTGACGGATTCTTATTATCATTTGCGACAGTTTTTCCGCAAAACATTATATTAATCCCTATCTTTGTGGTAGTTGCAACGGTTGCAACGGCATTTTCACTTAAAATCTGGAAACAAATCACAAAAAGAGGGTATGAACCAATTTTTCAATATTTTATTTCTTATTCGATCTTTTTATTGGTTACTGGAGCATCTGTTGCTCTCGTTTCTTTGTATGAAGCATATGTTTCCCCGACTGTCATGCAATTCATCTTCAGTTGGATTAATTAA
- the fur gene encoding ferric iron uptake transcriptional regulator, with protein sequence MEQRIERIKKQLHSQSYKLTPQRESTVRVLLEHEEDHLSAEDVYMLVKEKSPEIGLATVYRTLELLTELNVVDKINFGDGVSRYDLRQEGATHFHHHLVCIECGSVDEIQEDLLEDVERVVEKQWKFKIKDHRLTFHGVCHRCNGQ encoded by the coding sequence ATGGAACAAAGAATTGAAAGAATTAAAAAGCAGCTTCATTCGCAGAGCTATAAATTAACTCCACAGCGGGAGTCTACTGTACGTGTATTGTTAGAACATGAAGAGGATCACTTAAGTGCCGAAGATGTTTATATGCTCGTGAAGGAGAAGTCCCCAGAAATTGGTCTTGCTACTGTCTACCGGACGTTAGAATTACTAACCGAACTGAACGTTGTCGATAAAATTAACTTCGGAGATGGTGTATCGAGGTACGATTTACGTCAAGAAGGGGCAACCCATTTTCACCACCACCTCGTTTGTATTGAATGTGGATCAGTCGATGAAATACAAGAAGATTTATTAGAAGATGTAGAAAGAGTTGTAGAAAAGCAGTGGAAGTTCAAGATTAAAGACCACCGTTTAACGTTTCATGGCGTTTGCCACCGTTGTAATGGCCAATGA
- a CDS encoding YqzK family protein: MMRGLRSIFQALWVFFMFIGCTVVFYYGILWVSEEYKNYHRYDEPKGRAVKVHHQQMDEDSLHSWERLRIFLNHGE, translated from the coding sequence ATGATGAGAGGACTCCGTTCAATTTTTCAAGCTTTGTGGGTGTTTTTTATGTTCATAGGGTGCACAGTCGTATTTTATTATGGTATTCTATGGGTAAGTGAAGAGTATAAAAATTACCATCGTTATGATGAACCGAAAGGAAGAGCAGTGAAGGTACATCATCAGCAAATGGACGAAGACTCGTTACATTCTTGGGAGCGCTTACGAATCTTTCTTAATCACGGCGAATAG
- the xerD gene encoding site-specific tyrosine recombinase XerD codes for MQDSVQDYIHYLVVEKGLSKNTTEAYKRDLNSYIQYMKQVEEKTNVSQITKESVLHYLYHLKEQGRASTTTARTLSSIRSFHQFLLREGAVTTDPSVHIEMPKAEKKLPKILSPKEVEALLESPIERTSLSIRNKAMLELLYATGIRVSELCQLKLSDIHLQMGFIRCIGKGNKERIIPLGSVATKALDDYLQNSRPELTKKQRHEILFVNHRGQQMSRQGFWKIIKQLTRDAKIEKELTPHTLRHSFATHLLENGADLRAVQEMLGHADISTTQIYTHVTKARMKDVYSQYHPRA; via the coding sequence TTGCAAGACTCCGTTCAAGATTATATTCATTATTTGGTTGTAGAAAAAGGCTTGTCAAAAAATACAACAGAAGCCTATAAAAGAGACTTGAATAGTTATATTCAATATATGAAACAAGTAGAAGAGAAAACAAATGTTTCACAAATTACGAAAGAATCTGTTTTACATTATTTGTATCATCTTAAAGAGCAAGGTAGAGCATCGACAACAACTGCGAGAACGTTATCATCTATTCGGTCTTTTCACCAATTTTTATTAAGGGAAGGTGCTGTAACAACTGACCCATCTGTACATATTGAAATGCCGAAAGCCGAAAAGAAGCTCCCGAAAATATTATCACCTAAAGAAGTTGAGGCGCTCCTTGAGTCACCAATCGAACGTACAAGCTTAAGCATACGAAATAAAGCGATGCTGGAACTGTTATATGCTACGGGAATCCGTGTTTCTGAGCTTTGCCAATTAAAACTGTCTGATATTCATTTACAAATGGGATTTATTCGCTGTATAGGAAAAGGGAATAAAGAAAGAATCATTCCTTTAGGAAGTGTTGCTACAAAGGCATTGGACGATTATCTACAAAATAGCCGTCCTGAACTTACAAAAAAGCAACGTCATGAAATATTGTTTGTAAATCACCGCGGACAACAAATGTCTAGGCAAGGTTTTTGGAAGATAATTAAACAGTTAACAAGAGATGCAAAGATTGAAAAGGAACTAACTCCTCATACGTTACGTCATTCATTTGCAACGCATTTATTAGAGAATGGTGCTGACTTGAGAGCTGTTCAAGAGATGTTAGGTCATGCCGATATTTCTACAACACAAATATATACACATGTTACGAAAGCGAGAATGAAAGATGTTTATTCTCAATATCATCCTAGAGCATAA